The Flaviramulus sp. BrNp1-15 genome includes the window TAGTTGTATAAATACTATCTACATCAATAACATCTCCTTTAATACCATTAATTTCAATTCTATCCCCTGGTTTATATACTTTTACTATAAAAATGTATAGCGAGCCTGCAACACTTAAAATAAGTTCTTGTAAAGTAAAAGCGATACCAGCTGTAAACAAACCAATAGCAATTGTAAAGTCTTTAATATTACCTGTAAAATAGGAGAGTGATAAAAGTATAAGAACGATGTAGCCAATAATTTCTATACCTTTTTGAGATTTGTAGCGTATAGAAGTATCAGTAACTTGTTTTCTTAAAAAGCGACGTGTTAGCTGAATTATAGTAAGAACAAATACAACTATTATTATATACTTAAAAACATTGTATAATGTTGGGTTTTCTAAAATCCACTGTTTTATTGCTTCCATTTTAAAAAGTTATAAATCTTCATAAAGCCTTAATCTGTTATGTAGCGTTGTTATTTCTTTTTTTAAAGATTCAACTTGTTTTAGTAAATTGTAAATGGCATCTACACCTTCAAGATTAATATCTAAATCATAGTGTAATCGCATCATTTTTTCAACTTCTTTTATTTGTGTGGTGTACATGTAATACTCATTATTTTGAGCAATTATTTCAATTAACTGAAATTCATGTAATGTATCTATAAAGGAGACAGGTACGTTATAACGTTTGCAAATTAACTGAACAGGTATTAAGTCTTGTATTTCCATTATTAACGTAGTTTTTGTAGCTCTTTTATTAACTCTTTTTCTTTTTCTGAAAGTCTAGTTGGTAATTTTATTTGATAAGTGATGTATAAATCACCAAATTGCCCTTCTTTTTTATACTTAGGGAACCCTTTGCTTTTAAGTTTTACTTGAGTGCCGTTTTGAGTTTCTGGTTTTATATTAAGTTTTACTTTTCCGTTAAACGTATCAACCAAAATTTCTCCTCCCAATAAGGCTTTGTATAAATCTAAATCTATGGTTGAGTAAAGATTATCCTTATCTCTTTTAAATTTTGAATGATTTACTATTGAAAACTGTATGTATAAATCGCCATTTGGACCTCCATTAATACCTTTTCCTCCATGGCCTTTTATTTTTATAATTTGTCCGTTTTCAACACCTGCAGGAATGGTAATTCTAATATTTTTATTGTTAACAGTTAAAGTACGTTTATGTGTTGTATAAACATCTTTTAAGTCGAGTTGTAATTCGGCATTAAAATCCTGACCTCTAAATTTTACTTGTGTCTGGCCACCTCTTGAAGCTCTGCCACCAAACATGTTTTCAAAAAAATCTGAAAAATCTTCTTCTGAATATCCACCTGTACCACCTTGGTAACTTTTTTGATATTGCCGTTGCTGTTTGGCTTTTTCATACTCTTCAGCATGTTGCCAATGCTCACCATATTG containing:
- a CDS encoding chaperone modulator CbpM; translation: MEIQDLIPVQLICKRYNVPVSFIDTLHEFQLIEIIAQNNEYYMYTTQIKEVEKMMRLHYDLDINLEGVDAIYNLLKQVESLKKEITTLHNRLRLYEDL
- a CDS encoding DnaJ C-terminal domain-containing protein encodes the protein MAFIDYYKILGVSKNASEADIKKAYRKLARKYHPDLNPNDKVAEKKFKEINEANEVLSNSENRKKYDQYGEHWQHAEEYEKAKQQRQYQKSYQGGTGGYSEEDFSDFFENMFGGRASRGGQTQVKFRGQDFNAELQLDLKDVYTTHKRTLTVNNKNIRITIPAGVENGQIIKIKGHGGKGINGGPNGDLYIQFSIVNHSKFKRDKDNLYSTIDLDLYKALLGGEILVDTFNGKVKLNIKPETQNGTQVKLKSKGFPKYKKEGQFGDLYITYQIKLPTRLSEKEKELIKELQKLR